One region of Kangiella marina genomic DNA includes:
- a CDS encoding DUF4124 domain-containing protein: MIAKKSLIITTLLALSVSFAALADKPIYKWKDSQGNIKYTQNKPPRGTDFETIYQRQSSNSSDSISQDLESDTPESSNFAEREANIAEQQAKIDQVEQQNEKIREQNCKIAKTNAKSLEQSQNVIAIIDGKETMLAGEDRIKRLNVAKDNIAKYCK; this comes from the coding sequence ATGATTGCTAAAAAATCACTTATTATCACAACGTTACTGGCCTTATCGGTAAGCTTCGCAGCTTTAGCGGATAAGCCAATCTACAAATGGAAAGATAGTCAAGGTAATATCAAGTACACGCAAAACAAACCTCCGCGCGGTACTGACTTTGAAACTATCTACCAACGTCAGAGTTCAAACTCTTCAGACAGTATTTCTCAGGATCTGGAGTCAGATACCCCTGAGTCAAGTAACTTTGCAGAAAGAGAAGCCAACATTGCTGAGCAACAGGCCAAGATAGACCAAGTTGAGCAGCAAAATGAAAAGATCCGAGAGCAAAACTGTAAGATAGCAAAAACTAACGCAAAAAGCCTAGAACAAAGCCAGAATGTGATTGCTATTATTGATGGTAAAGAAACAATGTTGGCTGGTGAAGATAGGATAAAACGACTTAATGTCGCAAAAGACAATATTGCAAAATACTGCAAATAA